The region ATGAAGCTTGATCTGGGGTGTGGTCCCAAGAAGAAGGAAGGATTCATTGGCGTCGACCGGCTGGCGATGCCGGGTGTCGATACGCTCTGCGATCTGCGCGTATTGCCGTGGCCATGGGCCGACAACAGCGTGGATCAGGTGCATTGCGCGCATTTCGTCGAGCATCTCACGGGAATCGAGCGCATCGCGTTCTTCAACGAGCTCGGTCGCGTCATGAAGCCCGGCGCGACGGCGGAAATCATCACGCCTGACTGGTCGAACCCCAGTGCCTATGGCGACCCGACGCATCAATGGCCGCCGATGTCGCGGTGGTATGTGGCCTATCTCGACAAACAATGGCGCGACAAAGAGGCGCCACACGTGCCATACACCTGCGATTTCGTGAGCCGCTGCGCGTTTACGACCGAAGAGTGGTTGCGCAAAGAGAGCGAAGAGGCGAAGAAGTTTGCCATCGCCCATTACCTTGGTGCCGCGCATGAATTGAGGGTGACGTTGACGAAGCGGGCGCCGGGCTAATTTTGTATTGAATAATTCAGCATCACCGGCTTACCCGCCCGCCGCACTTCGGCACGGATGCTGGTGAGCGAATTGAATTGTGCGTACATGCGCACCAGGTCGCCCTGCGAATTGATCGGCTGGCCGTTGATGCTGGTGATGATGTCGCCGGGTTGCAGGCCCAGCTTGTTTGAAAGCGAACCGGATGGCGCGTCTTCCACGCGTACACCGCCGCTCGGCGCGGGGCCAACCCGGCCGAGAAAATTCATTTGCCGCGGATCCTGCAGTACGGTGTTCAATTCCTGGCGGGAAAGTGAAAACGCATTGGTACCGGTGGTAGCGATGTTGAGGCGAAAACTGGTGACGGCGGGCTGCCCAGCGATGGTGCCGGGGCGCGGCGCCGCGACGAAACGCTCGAGGTCGATACGCTCACGCGCGCCGTTGCGATGGATGATGATGAAATCCGGGTGCACATCTACCAGTTTCACACCGGGCGCCAATTCCTGATTAAGAAGTACGCTCTGGTCCCTGCCGCCAAGATTGACGACGGCCGCCGAGAGCGTCTTGCCATCGACGGCGTAAACGCCCTTCAATCGCACGCCGCCGTTTACAACCGGCGAACCGGTACTGACGGTGGCTCCTTCGCGATCGCCGAACAGTTGCCGGCCGAGGGAGAGCGGGACCGGCGCGACCGCGGGGGTGGCATTGACGACCAGGCCTTTCCACGAGGGCACCACCATCTGCCAGGTCCACCACGCCAGTTGCAGGCCGAGCGCCATCAACAGCAGCACCGTCAGCGTGTTCGCCAGCCATTGCAGGATGCGTGGATTCATTTTTTCAGGTTCTGCGGCAGTTTGGAGAGGTCGATATCGAGATAGCGCCACGGCTCATGCGCGAACGGATGCTTCCGGTAGCCCAGCAGCCACGGCTGGATGAGAATGGTGCCTTGTTTCAGCGTATTCACCCGCCATGGATTGTAAACCCACAGCTGTCGCACCATGCGGCCGTACAAGGCGGTGCGCTCGGGCGAATCCGGCATGATTTTGATGCGCTCATAGAGCTGATCGAATTCAGGCAACGCGAACATCGAATAGTTGGTGCCGCCAATACTCCTGCTCCAGAACAGTTGCAGGAAATTCTCGCCGTCCGGGTAATCGGCGATCCAGCCGTAGCTCATCATCTGCACCCGGCCGTTTTGCGCCTGTTTTCGCAGTTCAGGCATCTTTTCCACTTTGTCGAACGTCATGCGGATGCCGATGTTGTCCATCGCCCGGCGCCACAGTTCGTTGCGGCTGCGTGCACGCTGGTCGGGCGTGGTGGCCTGGTCGATGGTGAGGGGAGAACCATCCGGCATGTCGCGCCAGCCGTCGCCATCCTTGTCGACGTAACCGTACATGTCCAGCAGCGCCTTGGCCTTGGCCGGGTTGTACTCAAGCGTCGGCGTGCGCTCATCGACGAATCCCGCCATGCCTTCGGCGATTGGGCTCCAGGCTTTCAATGCCTGGCTCTTTTCAACGATGCTGATTTCCTCTTCCACCGGATAGGCTATCGAAATCGCACGCCGCAAGGCAATCCGGTCCGCAGAATAACCGCCAACCACGTTCGGCTTGCCGTCGATGGTCTCGTTCATGTTGAACGTGGTGTACGTGATCCACGCGATTTCTTCGGGGCGCACGGTGATGCCGCGCCTGGCCAGTTGAGGCGCGAGCTTGCCGCCGGGCATCGCGGTATCGATGAACGGCGTGGGCACCGGGCGGATGTAGTCGTAGTCGTTGTTCAGGAACGCGAGCCAGCGCGGCTGCTCTTCCTCGACCGGATAGATCTCGATCCGGCCGACCAGCGGGATGCGTTTGCCCTTGAGATGGTCGATGATCGCCTGATCGCGCGGATCGCCATTGCCGATGCTTGTGAAATAGTCCTCGCGAAAATCCGGATTTGCCTCCAGCACCACGCGTGACGCGCGCCGCCAGTCCTTCAACCTATACGGACCACTGCCGACCGGGTGCTCGGCGAAACTGGCGCCGTAGAATTCGACGACTTCGCGCGCCACGGCTGACGTAGGTGGCATGGTGAGGATGTAGTTGAGGTTATAGTCCGGCGCGGTCAGTCGAATGATGAGGGTGTAGGGGTCGGGCGCTTCCAGCCCCGGGATCGGCTTGTCGTAATCGAACTTGCCGGTCTTCTTCGCCTCTGCCACCAGCTCGTTGCCGCCCTGCAATTTGCCGTCGAACAGGAATTGCCACTGCGCGCGCAGTTTCGGATCAAGCATGCGCTTGATGCTGTACACATAGTCGCTCGCAACCAGCTCGCGCTTTCTGCCCTTGAACGCCGGATCATCGGTGAAGTAAATGCCGCGCTTCAGTTTGAGGGTGTAGGTCTTGCCATCGGCGGAAATATCCGGAAGCGCCACGGCGGCGCGCGGTTGCAGCTTGATCGGTCGCGCAAGGAGATCGTATTGCAGCAGCGCATCGAAAATGTTGTCGCAGAGCTCACCCGTGAATTCGTCGGATTCCACCACGCAATCGAATCCCTTTTCCGCGGACTGCACCGGCGTACGCACGACTTTGTTCAGGTCGGCCGCGTGGAGATTGGCGTCAGCGGCTAAAATGCCCAGCACCAGCAACAGCAGGACGGCGCGCCGCAGCATCGTCAGTGCAGGATCCGCGACACGCCTTGCTCTTCCGCCGTCGTCCCTTGCGGCGACAGCGAGCCATGATGCATTATCATGCGCCAGCCGTTGGGCGTCAGCATGTACACATTGGTGGCCAGCACCGGCGCCACTGCCGCTGGCTGTCCGGGCGCCACGAACGTTTCATAGACACTATGGATGGCAAGCGTCTGCCCTTCGTGTTTGCGAAGCTCGCTGACTTTCAAGTTCGCATTCGGTCCGTGCGAGAAAATTTCCGTGAAACTCTCGCGGATGGCCGTCAGGCCCGCCAGGCGCGAACCCTGTGGGTGAATGCACACCACCCCCGGCTCGTCGGCCCATACGGCCATCATGAGATTCAGATCCGCCCGTTCGAAGGCGTTGTAAAACGCCGCTTCGCAGTCGGACGGTGTGGGGAATAATTTGAGGGTCTTTTTAGCCATGCGCGATGATAGCGCGTTCGCCTGGCGTATTAACAATCCCCCCAAGCAATCCCGCGCTTTTGGCGTAAACTTTCCGGCTTGCGCGTGGCCAGCCACGATTGCATTTGCCCGCCGATTCCTTTCTCACGGAGAAAATCATGATCCGTTTTACCGTCAATGGCGAACGCCTTGAAACCGATGTCGCCGCGGATACGCCGCTGTTGTGGTTCCTGCGTGACAACCTGCAACTGACCGGCACCAAATACGGTTGCGGAATAGCCTTGTGCGGGTCGTGCACGGTGCATGTGAATGGGGAACCGGTTCGCGCCTGCGTAACGCCCCTCTCCGCGCTGGAGGGCAAGCGCGTGACGACCATTGAGGAGATTGGCAAGACCCCGGTCGGAAAGAAAGTGCAGGACGCGTGGCTTGCCGAGGATGTGGTGCAGTGCGGCTATTGCCAGTCGGGCCAGATAATGGCCGCGGCGGCGTTGCTCACCAAGACCAAATCGCCCAGCGACAAAGAGATCGATGAAGCCATGAATGGCGTCATCTGCCGCTGCGGCACGTACAACCGCATTCGCGCGGCGATCAAGGTGGCCGCGGGTCCCGCATTCGCGCCGGTCAAGCCTGCCGTCAAGGTCAAGGCATAGGGAGAAATCATGAAACAACTCGCACAACCGAAAAACACCACGCGCCGCCAATTCCTCAAGGCTTCCACCGCCGCAACCGGCGGCCTGGTGATCGGCTTCAATCTTGCGGGCGGTAACAAGTTTGCCCGCGCGCAGGCGCCGCAACCGGTCAATCTGAACGTGCCGAATGCCTTCCTGCGCATCGCCAAGGATGGCTCGGTCACGGTGCAAGTCAAACACCTCGAATTCGGCCAGGGTGTGATGACCTCGCTGCCGATGCTGGTGGCGGAAGAACTCGAATGCGACTGGACCAAGGTGCGTGCGGAACTGGCGCCGGCCGCACCCGTATACGCGCATACCGCGTTCGGCATGCAGGCCACGGGCGGCTCGTCGTCGGTGGTGAATTCGTGGGAACAGTTGCGCACCGTGGGCGCGATGGCGCGGACCATGCTTATCGCCGCCGCAGCAAAGCAGTGGAAGGTCGATCCCGCAAAATGCCGTGCGGAAAAGGGCGTCGTGATCGGCCCGGCCGGAAAGAAAGCCACTTACGGCGCACTGGCGGAAGCTGCCAACGCCACGAAGGTGCCAGAAAAAGTCGCGCTCAAGGACGCGAAGGATTTCAAAATCATCGGCAAGCCCACGCGCCGCATCGATGCCGCCACCAAGGTCAACGGCGCCGCCAAATACGGCCTCGACCTGACGCGCAAGCAGTTGCCCAATCTGCATACCGCGCTCGTCAAGCATCCGCCGGTATTCGGCGCGCGCGTCGGCAAAATCGATGCGTCGAAGGTCACCGGCATTCCCGGCGTGACGCACGTGGTGCAGGTCTCGAATGGCGTCGCGGTGGTCGCGAAGAATTTCTGGGCCGCCAAACTCGGTCGCGATGCGCTGGTGGTCGAATGGAAAATGGAAGATGGCAGCAAGGTCAGCACGGCGGACTTGAAGAAATCTTATCGCGACCTGGCCGCGACACCTGGGCCGGTGGCGAAGGCCGGCAACGTCGAGGCACTCAAGACCGCCGCGAAAACGGTGAGCGCGGAATACGATGTGCCGTTCCTGGCGCACGCGCCGATGGAACCTCTCAATTGCACCGTGGAGCTGAAAGCAGGCAGTTGCGAAATCTGGGTCGGCTCGCAATTCCAGACCGTGGACCAGGGTGCCGCGGCGAAGGTCGCGGGCCTCAAGCCCGAGCAGGTAAAGCTCAATACCTTGATCGCCGGTGGCGGGTTCGGCCGACGTGGCAACCCCGTATCCGACTACGTCATCGAAGCGGTGGAAATCGCCAAGGACGCCAAGGTGCCGGTGAAAACGGTGTGGACGCGCGAAGACGACATCAAGGGTGGCTACTACCGCCCGCAGTACATGCACAAAGTCACCGCCGGCCTTGACGCCAATGGAAAAATTGCGGCATGGAACCACGTCATCGTCGGCCAGTCGATCGCGGCGGGCACGCCGTTCGAAGGGTTCATGATCAAGAACGGCGTCGATGACACTACCGTGGAAGGTGTCGCCGATACCCCGTACGACATTCCCAACATGCATGTCGTTTCGCATACCACCAAGTCGGCCGTGCCGGTGCTGTGGCTGCGTTCGGTCGGTCATACGCACACTGCATTCGTCATGGAAACCATGATGGACGATCTCGCCAAGGCCGCCGGCAAGGACCCGGTCGCGTTCCGTCGTGAATACCTAGGCAAACATCCGCGCGTCTTGAAAGTACTGGAAATGGCCGCGGAAAAAGCGGGCTGGGGCGGGCCGGTGCCGAGTGGTGTCGGGCGCGGCATCGCGGTGCATGAAAGTTTCGGCAGCGTATGTGCGCACGTCGTGGATGTGAGCATCGACAAGGGCCAGATCAAGGTGCTGCGCGTGGTGTCGGTGATCGATTGCGGCCTGGTAGTGAATCCGCTCACCGTTACCGCGCAGGTCGAAAGCGCGATGGTGTACGGCCTGTCGGCAGCGCTCTACGGCCAGATCACGATGAAGGACGGCGTCGTTGAGCAAAGCAACTTTCACGATTACCCGGTGCTGCGGATGGCTGAGATGCCGAAGATGGAAGTGCATATCGTGCCCGGCGGGACTGCGCCAACCGGTGTCGGCGAACCAGGCACGCCACCGATTGCGCCGGCGGTGTCGAACGCGATTTTCGCGTTGACGGGGAAACGGTTGAGGGAGATGCCGTTCAAGGTTTAGGCGGGCGAATGGTCATCACTCGGAAACAAGCCGAGCGGTAAAAGAACACTGTCGTTCCCGCGTCCCGTAGGGACTTCCGTTGGTCGCAGCGGGAATCCATGTGCTTCGTTGTTTCACGAAAAGGCAACAACTTGGATTCTTGCGGCGGAAAGCCCTGCATGGCTTTCCGGTTCAGCAGGTGCGCCCTACCGGATACGAAATCCCTGTCTCACCTTGCACGGGCATGAAAGGTATTTGAGCGCGCCAACAAGAAAGACAAACGCCAGCACCGGCGCGCCTTCCCGGTCGAAAACGCCACGAAAGCCGCGTCAGTGCTTGAGTTTGACGATATAGTTCGCAGGCGGACCGCTTCCAATCGGCACGCGCATCGTTGGCATTGTCATTGCTCAAAATTGTGTATCGTTGTGTTCGTGCCGCCTTCGCCGCGGCGAACCTCAATTTCCCGCACCAGGAACGTCTGTTCATGACAAATTTTGCGAAATCGATGAAGTTTGCTGTGGTTGCGTTGGCACTGCTCATTGCCGCGCCCGTCGCAAGCCAGGCGCAGCCGGTGATCCCCATTATCCCCAATACACATCCGCGCATCCTGCTGGTCGGGGCCGAGCTGCAGCGGATGCGTAACGATCTCACCGGCAATCTGCCGGCCGCGACGCGCTTTCGCAACATGGTGGACGGTCAACTTGCAGACGCGAATTATTACGGGTACGAGCCGTGGTATTCGGCCATGATCGGCGTGATTCAGGGCACGTCCACATTCCCGCAGTATTGCGCGCATGCCGTCACGACCACGGAGGCATTTGTCGCGTCGGAAGAGGCGCTCGTCGCCGGTGGCGACCGGCCCGCGGTGGCGGGGGATTCGTATCTGGAAGTGGGCGGCATGGTGGGCAATGTCGCGCTGGTCTATGACTGGTGCTACGCGAATCTTTCGCCCGCGCAGCGCACGCGCTGGATGGACTACGCGAGCCGCGCCATTGCAAACGTGTGGGACCCGGATAATGCGACGTGGGGCGGCCGGCCGTATCCGTGGAGCGGCTGGTCGATCAATAACCCGGTCAACAATTACTATTACTCGTTCCTGCGCGCGACCATGCTTTATGGCCTCGCCACCAAGTATGAGCGCGCGGATGCGGACGGCTGGATCGCCCAGTTCCGCACCAGCAAGATCGGCAATCAACTGGCGCCGCTGTTCAACAGCGATCTGGTCGGCGGCGGCTCGCGCGAGGGCACCGGCTACGGCACGGCGATGAAGGGCCTTTTCAATCTCTATTACCTCTGGGAAAAGACCACCGGTGAACGCATCGCGGATCTCACCACGCACACCCGCGCCAGCATGCCGTACCTGCTGCATTCGATCGTGCCGACGCGCGATCGCATCGCGCCGATCGGCGATCACGCGCGCGATTCCACCGCGACGTTCTACGATTACCAGCGCGAATCGCTGCTGGCGCTGGCCACGCTGTATGCAGGCACGCCGGTGGCGCGGCGCACGCGCGCGGAACTGGCGCTCTCCAGCCTGCCGGAGATGTCGAGCGCGTTCAATATCGTCTATGACTATCTGTACGCCGCGACCGATCCCGGCGCGGCGGCCAATCTCAACACGGTCTATCGCGGCGCGGGCACCGGACACATCTTCGCCCGAACGGCATGGACAACGAACGCAACCTGGCTGGGCTTTCTCGCCGGGCCGTACACCGAATCGCACGCGCATCAGGACGGGCTGTCGATCCTGTTGTTCAAGAACGGCTGGCTGGTGAACGACGCGAACATGCAATCGCACAGCGGCATCCAGCAGGGCCAGGAATCTCACGCGCTGGTCACGCAGCGGGTCGGCGGGCAATTGCTTCCGATGTACGAACACCCGAACTCCAGCGCGCAGCTCACCGCACTTTCGCACCGGCCGCTGTATCTTTACGCGGCGGCGAATCAGGGCACGCTGTTCAATCATCCGAATACCGGCAATCCCGGTGCGCAGTCAAAACGCGAGATCGTTTTCCTGAAACCCGACGTGCTCATCGTCTTCGATCGCGTCCAGTACACGCCGGGCGCGTCGATCAAGACTTTTCAGTTGCCCACACCGTATCTGCCGGCGATCAGCGGGCGGTCCGCCACCGTCAGCAATGGCACCAGTTCGCTCAAATTGCATGCCGTCGCGCCTGCGTCGGCGACCTTGACCAGCATCGCGCTGCCGGCCATCGACGCGGATTTCAACGATGGATACCGCATCGATGTCAGCGTCACCGGCAGCGGTGAGACGAAGTTCATGAATGTGCTTGCCATCGACAATGCCGCGACGCTGGTGACCGGCTCCCCGACCGATAGCGGCGAAGTCACCATCGCGCTCGCCGATGGCCGCAGCGTGCTGCTGCGTTTCAATGCTGGCGCGCCCGGCGGCAGCATTGAGATCCGTAACAGCGGCGGGCAGGTGCTGGTATCGGAACCGTTTGCCAGCACCGTCGAGACGCTCGCGGAAACGATACCCACGCAGGAAACACTGACCGTGACGCGTTCCGGAACCGGCGCGGGTACGGTGACATCGCTGCCGGCCGGTATCAATTGCGGGGTTTCGTGTACAGGCGTTTTCGACAGCGGCACGATCATCACGCTCAGCGCCACCGCCAATGGCGGTTCGACTTTCACCGGATGGACCGGCGCGGGTTGTTCAGGCACCGGCACCTGTCAGGTCACGCTCGGTGCGGCGACCAGCGTTGATGCGTCGTTCGCGCTGATTCCGCTAACCGCGACGGGTGCGCCCATCGGCCTAATTGGTACGCCAGGCAATGGGCAGCTCGCCATTGGCTTTACGCCGCCGGCATCAAATGGCGGCGCGCCGATCACCGGCTACACGCTCAACTGCACGGCAGGTGTGAACAACCACACCGCGACCGGCGCGAACACACCGCTGGCGTTGACCGGTCTTACCAACGGCACCGCCTACGATTGCAGCGTGACGGCGAGCAACAGTGTCGGACCCGGCCCGGCATCGGCCAGCGTGACGGTGACGCCAATCATCGGTGCAACGCTGACACTCGTCGGCGTGCAGTCACGCAAAGTGCATGGGAGCGCGGGCACATTCGATCTGCCCGTCAAGCTCAATGAAGTCATCAACGGCGCTATCACGGTTGAACCGCGCACCATCGGTGCCGGGCATACGCTGCGGTTCCAGTTCAATGACGCGATCACGTCGATTGGCAGCGCAACGGTTACCGATGCGGCGCTAACCTCCGCCGGGACCGCAACGCCGGCGATCTCTGGCAACGCCGTCGTCGTCACGTTAACGGGCGTGTCCGACAACAAGCGCGTAACGGTGTCCGTGCTCGGCGTGAATAGCGTGGGCGGACCGAATTTCAGTGTGTCGCTTGGGTTCCTGGTGGGCGACGTCAACCATTCCCTCGCCGTGAACGCGAGCGATATCAGCGCGGTCAAGGCACACGCGACACAAACGACGGCTGTCACCAATTTCAATGTCGATCTGAACGCCGACGGTGTGATCGGCAATGCGGACATTTCGGCGGTGAAGGCGCGGTCGGGGCTGGCGATGCCGTGAGAAGGTGAGCGAGCGAATAGTAAAGGCAAACTCCAGCACCCGTGCGCCTTCCAGGCCGAAAAAGCCCGGAACGCCTCGCCAGTGCTAGAGTTTATTTGGTGCGTCTGCATCATGCGCGCTGGCAGACGAATCACGCCAATCATCCCGTCCAACCCATTCTGCCAACGTGTGCCCGCGATGACGCGCTTGCCGTTGCCTACTCCGCGTTGATTTTTCGGATCAGATTCCCGCTGGTATCGAAGTACAAGAACAGCTCGCCGCCCGCGTACGGACGTGCGGCATCTCGCGGGGAATGGCGCTTCGTCAACGTCACGCGGACGCGCCATTGCTTCCCTTCGCGCTGCGCTTTGTAGGTGCAAGGCGTGACGGTGTTGCAACTTGCCTTTGTGTAGCGCTTTGCCGCGAGGATGGCGGAGGCTGTATTGGTGATTGCGCTGGATTCGGCGGCGAGGCACAGACTCGCGGTCATTGCGATTGCGGCTGCCAAAATGTGGTACTGGCGATTCATATCATGATCGTATGGAATAGACGGCAGGCAAGAGTAGAGCGAAGCAGCATTTTTCATCCGTCAGAATTGATGCCGGTATTAGGCACTAACTGACCTTGCATATTGCATTTTCCGCTTGCACTCTTAAATTAAATCCAGACATGAATTGAAAAACATAGTGGAGATCCGGATCTGGTGGAGACGCAGTGAAAAAACAATCCTCTGTGGCCTGTTTTGGTTCCACAAATGAAACGCAATGGAGACAATCATCTTCTGAATATGGCAGTTCGGAATCGCGGGGCGCGGCAGAAAGGTACGAGACCCCGCTAGCCACAATCACATTTCGCTTTGGCCGTCATTGGGAACCCATTCACCAATTCCACGCGTCCAACGAAGAGTCAACTGTCGTGTGGCAACATCATAAGAAAAGCCACGAAAGTCGAAATTGTTGTGGAGATCATAAACGTCGTCACCGATCTCAAGATCGATGTTCGCAAGCTGGAAATCATGCAATTGCATTTTTAGTGCCTAAATTACTCAAAGAAATCAAAGGCGCCGTGGTCGATATTTTTCTCAGTGCGCCACAGATATCGACCACGGCCGCGTTGACGGAAGTGTTCGGCATCATTGGGCGGCAGGACGGTTCTTTCCTAGTCGTCGGACAGTATTTGCTGCGCCATGTTGTCAACCGTCACGGGACTTTCGAAGTAGGTGACGGTTGGGTCAGTGCCGTACTTCTCGCGGACGAATGAGCGCCACGCTTCGGTATACATCGCTTCTGCCTCGGGCCTCGAATTCCAAAGATAGACGCCACCCGCCGTTCCGCCGTCTTGGGATAGCACGTAGTGCTTTCGAAGCAATCCTTGCACGCCTTGATATTTCGGCGCCGTGCTAAGGAAGATGCGGCGAGCTTCCTCGCGGGTGATTGGTTTTGGCAGAGTGAAATTGACAATGACGATGATCAATTGGACCTCCTGTTGTGCTGTGCGAATTTAAGCGGCCGTGGTCGATTTTTTGGCGCACTGCGAAAAATATTAACTACAGCCCCTTTGATTACCCGGAACGTATCGAGCATCGTTTCCCTCTGGCGAATTAAATTGTGAGGCGCCGCGCTCTTGCGGCGTCCAGCGACGAAAAGGTACGAGGCTGAGCGCCGGGTTGTGCGTCATTGCCAGCGCCCTATCTTTCCGTGGTCAGAAAACGAACCGCTAAGCGCGGGCAACTCAGGCACTGCCATGATTCTTGCCTTTAATTCGTGGCTAACCACACCACTTGGTGATTCTCGTTTTTCGTAAGGGCCACCTGGAAGCGCCCAGTCGAACACGTACAGGCCATGATCAGCGTAGTCTTTCCAGACTTCTGGTGTTCCAGATCGTGGGGCATTTAGCGAATCCGAGACTGACGAGTGATCCGCATAGTGTTCAGCGACTGATATCGGAATGAATCCCTCTCCGGCGGTAGCGAAAAGAGCCAGATTGCCGTCGCAGTCAGCGGCAAACCAGTCGAACTCAATTCCACTCAGGTCAGGAAGCATGGCTCAGCCTATGACGCACAACTTGAAATGGGCACCTAAAAAGTTGCCCGTAGGAGTGGATAAGTGCTGCGCATGCACGCAGTATTCATGGATCGCCACCTTCGAAATCAATGCATTAACGCAAGTTATCACACCCCGAACGAAATCGACAAACACACCTGTCGGTGAATTGGGCGACCAGTCCCGCACACGAGTCGAAAACTCAAGCATTGGCGCGGTGTTTGGAGCCTTTTCGTGCCACGAAGCTCGCCGATGCGGGAGTTTGTCATCCACCGCACTCATCATGCAGAGATATCAAAACTTCGCGCGTCTCGCAATCCATCACCATTGAGGAACCACTCCGCCGTGAATTACACTAACCCTCCATGAAACTCTCCTTGCTCGCCTCAACACGTTCCCGCTGGATCGCCGCATTGGTGGCGATATTCTTTTTCGGCGGTTGCGCGTACATCGAAACCAAGCAGGGCGAATGGATTTTCAATCCGGTGCAGGGCGAGTGGCGCGGCTATCGCGGGCCGCCGGCGGAATTCAGGGAGCAGTGGATTCCGGTCGGCAAGCGCGATGAAAAACTGCATGCATGGTGGGCGCCGGTGGCTGATCCGAATGCGCCGGTACTGCTGTATCTGCACGGCGCGCGCTGGAATTTGACCGGCAGCGTGTCGCGCATTCCGCGTTGGAACCGCATGGGATTTTCGGTGCTGGCGATCGACTATCGCGGCTTCGGCAAGAGCGTCGCCGCCGATGGCGCCGCGCCCAGCGAGGCGAGCGCCAATGAGGATGCGGAAGCGGCGTGGAAGTACCTGGCGACGCTGGCGCCGCAATCGAAGCGTTTCATTTTCGGGCATTCGCTGGGCGGCGCCATGGCAACACAGGTGGCGCTCAAGTATCCGCAGGCGGATGGGTTGATTCTGGAAGGTACCTTCACATCGATTCCGGACATGCTCAAGGAAACCCGCTGGGGATTTATCCCGGTCGGCTTTCTGGTGACGCAGACCTTCAACAGTCTTGACCGCATCCGCGAAGTGACCATGCCGGTGCTGGTCGCGCACGGCACGGCGGACGAGATCGTGCCGTTCGCAATGGGGGAACGATTGTTCGCCGCCGCGAAAGCGCCGAAACGATTCTTCCGCGCCGAGGGCGGTTCGCATCATAA is a window of Betaproteobacteria bacterium DNA encoding:
- a CDS encoding YdhR family protein, with product MIIVIVNFTLPKPITREEARRIFLSTAPKYQGVQGLLRKHYVLSQDGGTAGGVYLWNSRPEAEAMYTEAWRSFVREKYGTDPTVTYFESPVTVDNMAQQILSDD
- a CDS encoding fibronectin type III domain-containing protein; translated protein: MTNFAKSMKFAVVALALLIAAPVASQAQPVIPIIPNTHPRILLVGAELQRMRNDLTGNLPAATRFRNMVDGQLADANYYGYEPWYSAMIGVIQGTSTFPQYCAHAVTTTEAFVASEEALVAGGDRPAVAGDSYLEVGGMVGNVALVYDWCYANLSPAQRTRWMDYASRAIANVWDPDNATWGGRPYPWSGWSINNPVNNYYYSFLRATMLYGLATKYERADADGWIAQFRTSKIGNQLAPLFNSDLVGGGSREGTGYGTAMKGLFNLYYLWEKTTGERIADLTTHTRASMPYLLHSIVPTRDRIAPIGDHARDSTATFYDYQRESLLALATLYAGTPVARRTRAELALSSLPEMSSAFNIVYDYLYAATDPGAAANLNTVYRGAGTGHIFARTAWTTNATWLGFLAGPYTESHAHQDGLSILLFKNGWLVNDANMQSHSGIQQGQESHALVTQRVGGQLLPMYEHPNSSAQLTALSHRPLYLYAAANQGTLFNHPNTGNPGAQSKREIVFLKPDVLIVFDRVQYTPGASIKTFQLPTPYLPAISGRSATVSNGTSSLKLHAVAPASATLTSIALPAIDADFNDGYRIDVSVTGSGETKFMNVLAIDNAATLVTGSPTDSGEVTIALADGRSVLLRFNAGAPGGSIEIRNSGGQVLVSEPFASTVETLAETIPTQETLTVTRSGTGAGTVTSLPAGINCGVSCTGVFDSGTIITLSATANGGSTFTGWTGAGCSGTGTCQVTLGAATSVDASFALIPLTATGAPIGLIGTPGNGQLAIGFTPPASNGGAPITGYTLNCTAGVNNHTATGANTPLALTGLTNGTAYDCSVTASNSVGPGPASASVTVTPIIGATLTLVGVQSRKVHGSAGTFDLPVKLNEVINGAITVEPRTIGAGHTLRFQFNDAITSIGSATVTDAALTSAGTATPAISGNAVVVTLTGVSDNKRVTVSVLGVNSVGGPNFSVSLGFLVGDVNHSLAVNASDISAVKAHATQTTAVTNFNVDLNADGVIGNADISAVKARSGLAMP
- a CDS encoding nuclear transport factor 2 family protein; amino-acid sequence: MAKKTLKLFPTPSDCEAAFYNAFERADLNLMMAVWADEPGVVCIHPQGSRLAGLTAIRESFTEIFSHGPNANLKVSELRKHEGQTLAIHSVYETFVAPGQPAAVAPVLATNVYMLTPNGWRMIMHHGSLSPQGTTAEEQGVSRILH
- a CDS encoding methyltransferase domain-containing protein, which codes for MKLDLGCGPKKKEGFIGVDRLAMPGVDTLCDLRVLPWPWADNSVDQVHCAHFVEHLTGIERIAFFNELGRVMKPGATAEIITPDWSNPSAYGDPTHQWPPMSRWYVAYLDKQWRDKEAPHVPYTCDFVSRCAFTTEEWLRKESEEAKKFAIAHYLGAAHELRVTLTKRAPG
- a CDS encoding (2Fe-2S)-binding protein encodes the protein MIRFTVNGERLETDVAADTPLLWFLRDNLQLTGTKYGCGIALCGSCTVHVNGEPVRACVTPLSALEGKRVTTIEEIGKTPVGKKVQDAWLAEDVVQCGYCQSGQIMAAAALLTKTKSPSDKEIDEAMNGVICRCGTYNRIRAAIKVAAGPAFAPVKPAVKVKA
- a CDS encoding xanthine dehydrogenase family protein molybdopterin-binding subunit; this encodes MKQLAQPKNTTRRQFLKASTAATGGLVIGFNLAGGNKFARAQAPQPVNLNVPNAFLRIAKDGSVTVQVKHLEFGQGVMTSLPMLVAEELECDWTKVRAELAPAAPVYAHTAFGMQATGGSSSVVNSWEQLRTVGAMARTMLIAAAAKQWKVDPAKCRAEKGVVIGPAGKKATYGALAEAANATKVPEKVALKDAKDFKIIGKPTRRIDAATKVNGAAKYGLDLTRKQLPNLHTALVKHPPVFGARVGKIDASKVTGIPGVTHVVQVSNGVAVVAKNFWAAKLGRDALVVEWKMEDGSKVSTADLKKSYRDLAATPGPVAKAGNVEALKTAAKTVSAEYDVPFLAHAPMEPLNCTVELKAGSCEIWVGSQFQTVDQGAAAKVAGLKPEQVKLNTLIAGGGFGRRGNPVSDYVIEAVEIAKDAKVPVKTVWTREDDIKGGYYRPQYMHKVTAGLDANGKIAAWNHVIVGQSIAAGTPFEGFMIKNGVDDTTVEGVADTPYDIPNMHVVSHTTKSAVPVLWLRSVGHTHTAFVMETMMDDLAKAAGKDPVAFRREYLGKHPRVLKVLEMAAEKAGWGGPVPSGVGRGIAVHESFGSVCAHVVDVSIDKGQIKVLRVVSVIDCGLVVNPLTVTAQVESAMVYGLSAALYGQITMKDGVVEQSNFHDYPVLRMAEMPKMEVHIVPGGTAPTGVGEPGTPPIAPAVSNAIFALTGKRLREMPFKV
- a CDS encoding PDZ domain-containing protein, encoding MNPRILQWLANTLTVLLLMALGLQLAWWTWQMVVPSWKGLVVNATPAVAPVPLSLGRQLFGDREGATVSTGSPVVNGGVRLKGVYAVDGKTLSAAVVNLGGRDQSVLLNQELAPGVKLVDVHPDFIIIHRNGARERIDLERFVAAPRPGTIAGQPAVTSFRLNIATTGTNAFSLSRQELNTVLQDPRQMNFLGRVGPAPSGGVRVEDAPSGSLSNKLGLQPGDIITSINGQPINSQGDLVRMYAQFNSLTSIRAEVRRAGKPVMLNYSIQN